ataaaacatGGTCCATAAAATGCTAAAATGTTATCTTATCTAAGAAAtgttagtatctatattatttgtgaATAATTCAAGTCCCCCTAAAgtcattcaattttgaattacagcaccggtaaatcaaataatattttgtcgaaaactggtGTTAAGTAAACACTCGTTTTTCTAATGCAGCTGCCTATTTGCCTTCCCTGTGCCCACACTTATGATTACTATGTATAGTTTATAACCCATAAGCAAGGCTGGGTGTTATcgagttaaacattttaagttaggCTACATaacaagttacttttttttagaaacagTTTGTAACTTAGGTAccaagtcaaattttttttcatgttatgaaataaattaagtaagttaattaattgtattgtcaattatgttaagttaatttttttcttgaaaccgcagatttaaaatattatattcctattttgtgaaaattaattaaatataaaaaaaaaaaggtgggtaagtggatgtcgctctgctgtacattaggttatcagtgggtcactgtaatagatggtgttaaatttgaattcaatgatataatatcattgtataagaaaaacaattctgagcgaaaacggtcagtcagcctgtGATATCACCAAGTATacttgatgataatattgtgaataaaatagttaatatataacctatttacatggagccttgttgtaaattttcaatccttagctataaaagttaagcttttttaaacaacaaatacaattttattgatatttatagaaaaaaaaaataaacaaatagaaactgtaaatgtccataaacagctcaaaatagttggaaaatgttatggtgtatagaaagtgctaatataaacaatcagtcaaaatttcatgctcatttgtttaagagttgcaccaaaaaccaaaatcatttttttcaaaaatagattttgtgtaaaaattcccgtttttccttaatttttcttttgtttttcacggcacttttaaaaattactgggatttttattttcaactccccaaagtacctactagattcactttcctatcagaaaagatactgttgaacaaattctaagcatttttactgtcctaaaaggtgatgacagacacaaaaataaaaaaaataaaaaacacacatcattgtaaaatcaatacattcatcgttccactcagaatctaaaaataacaataatctgaaatattaaattgtaaaagtattacaaaataatgtacagaataatttataacaatggtTATAGTTCACACATTcccagaatattataatttatttatcataaaatattatattaaacataaaaattaaagtgaattgacctatataaaaatttgatgataagaacattatttgtgtttttatgtgGGGTTTTTTACAGTaactcagtttttaagtgagttagtagcatttttaatttacgctttattatatacacataacttgcaaaaaaaatggaactatcgtaaaaaaaacctacataataacacatataatgttattagcatcaagtttcataatagaaaCTCtataattcactctaatttttaaattaacagacCCAAAAGTGATCTGCTAAGCGTACATTTGATATACGCACTTGTAAGCCGGAGACAACAAATTTATGTGTAGGGTTCTCTTAATTTTACTTAACGAATTAAAAAAGTACTTGCCCATCATTTTCTGTAAGCATATGTATTCAATAGccatcaatttattttgtatcgaGAGagcctataaaattataaaacttggGTTTTGTCAATACCTACAATTTTGTTCAGATTAATGTGGTACAAACACATATGGTCTACctattttgggttttttttaaatatttctttaaaaccaaaaataaaatattttattattttataaattataaattatattattttcttttaatttgacCAAAATGTTTTAGTTATATGTCCTAAAATAGTGAGCATCACGTGCTTGTACTGAACTAGctactttaaatatattcatcatAATTATTGATTAGGGCTACCACAATTTTAtgacatatatattaatatgtttccaagaaaacaaaataaaaatatgtgttgtattaattataaatttatgtttgtaccaaataatcattaaacataattttaatgagtattattatttacagatattttttaaagacgaaaataagaataataataataaatatggatAGTAAGCATATTAGTAGTATAACTGAAGCTAGCTTGGAAGGATTATTAAATAACTGTTCTCAGCCAAATGTATCCCACGCAacaaataattcttattttactgaaaaaaattttgaagatTTTGTAAATAAGATCAATGTAGAAAATTATTTACCAAATCATGATGAATCAAGTGATTCAGAATATTCTGCCAGTATAGCTTGTATGTATATTgatagtaaaaatgaaaaacaacaaaatgtaaaatgtgaATTAGCCTTTACATCATATGAAAAACATGTCAATGTTTCTGAATCAAATTCGCAGGTAACTATCCtaatctattatattgtatttaaatataacatgagttatacatacctatatcaacattttgaacactatattatatactgaataattgtttttttttttttacataggaatttacaaatacaaaattagttGACGGTaagtgttatttatattttataacatttttatttttttctacaaacatTTTAGTCTTTTAGCAGCACTAAACTTCTCCACCTATCCCTGTTTCTAATCTCCAATATGTCTGATTCATTAATAtctcttaattttatattattgtaatattgtattattgtactattgtattattgtaatatttttttgacgtgctttttcaattacatttttataagcggATCATCCTTTCCAATTTACAGTATGTGCTTTACCACAGTTTGCACATTTTACCTTTGAGATCTTAGACTTAAGAAAATTTAGCAAAATGTGCCTTTATTTCATTTCACACATTTTGGTATACTAAAACGGGTTTTGAGTGTGACCAAAAGTTTGCCAATTTTGCATCATGGGCCATGGCACCTATTTTCTTTTTgtgatgaatttttaatatcataaatgtatttgttgtttGTGTTCCTGGTCCACAAAGAATAGTGATAGCCTTACAAAGTCCGATTACTACCCTTATTGTTAGGGTTGActtactttttttgtttattcctaaagttatttacaaaaaatgttatagtCTGGATAATTTGCCTTTAATGTCCCAGGTGCCGGTGTAATCCACAAATTACCACccaatacttttttatttaaagttgttATCTGTTAGAACTCCCCTAGTGCCTATTTGGTGTGCAACACGTAACTAATATGCAGaacatcaaaacattttaatataataaatattttttactaactaaaattgttattttttgtttgaatatttgggataatataaatacaacaaaaattgAGCTTTACATTTTCTATAGCTTGAATATCTCTAAGATCTTGAggaattacaaattaaatccAATTTAATACCAGAACATCTTGAATAcctcaatatttaaaattaaataattgtttagtttattagtatttagtttaGTATTTTGTAGTATTGTTgactacaaaaaaaatgtcttcgtaaaataaatacattcctTGATTTGCTAAGATTTTAAATAGtacataaatactaattaatctacattattatttgtatttatattatctgtTATGGCATTTTATATATgagtttttctatttttattcagttaaaattgtaaGTATGCAGAAAAGTTTTCCGTCAACTGTATTGCCAATAATGTGAgtatctttaaatttaattgttgacTTATAATGagggctaggatttgtatgcaatacaaattgtaaactatgcattttatttaccaaaatatgcaaacatgtgcattttaattttttaaaaatacactcaaaaatagttacaaaaaaaaaaattatttattgaaatacatcAGTTATTGGCTGattgtcttaatataatattaatactatagttgagattaaaaattaaaaattattaatttttcaaatgcatatttattaattattattttagtaataaaattaataactcacATTCAACAGTGGAAATATGTGTGCTACATGATAcgaccacatttttttttgtctacaaTTCTACaacaatttttcataatttggcacttacatttttaacatttggcatttttaaaataaaaattcccatCATTTTACCAAAATAACACTGAACAATAGTGTAATAAATGGTGACAGATGATAACGGACAGCTGAACAGTTTGTACAATATTAGATTAGGAGAATTAAGAAGATTAGGATTAtgtgtaatacactaatacccgacaaattataacttatctaggattttatattgatacctaaatacttttattaattgtgtttatttttctaCGTCAAACTATTCACTCTTTAACCatataagattttatttatgcaaataaaatgtatgtgtgaCAAAAATACCAAGTTATATACTTtgattagtttaattattattaccggcTTAAATATATGATCAtactaaatttgaaaaaatatgcattaagctcaatatattatgcaaaaacatgcaaaataaaaatagtaccatttttatcagaataatataaattgtgacATTATTTACTAAAACACCATTtggaataacaaaaataaaacatgctCTTGCATACACATCCTAGTCCTGCAGTTATAATTTACGTGTTGGAAGTTACAGATTATAGTATGGacaattttcaggaaaatattaTCACCAAAATCAGGACCACATATTTGCCTTGAATgctgttttaaatgtaataaagttTTTCGTGTACTTGACAATCCTTCACATATAATTCGGATACAAAGTATTAAcaagaaaaatgaatttttcaaaagtaagcgttcagaatattttaaattaaatatatataataatatgtactatctTATTTCACAATATTTGATCTAAAATTAGTTTTTCCGAACACATACAATGTCTGTTTCATTTTCTATCGTACATTTTTCTTAACATATTTGATACAACCATATATAAATTTATCGTAACTACAGACAATAGCGGCTCATAGgcgtaatttagttttttttttttggggggggggggggggtgctattggttattttcataatatttactattaatagtattaatgttagttgaaaaataaacaaatgcaattccaaacattttaaagaaaCATTAAATGCATTTCCATAActcaataaataactatatgtttcataacacatattaaatcacttattaaatttatacttttgtattttattatattttatctcatTAGCGCAtgcaaatttaagtatttttaagtcCTTGaacaattaaatgttaaatgattAATACCAGTTTGCACGAAAAATGTAGTAATTTAATGATTCAATTAAGTTTAATGTACTAATCACGAgccactaaatcatgtttaagggaTCATTAACTCACTATTGATTAAGCAAATGTTTAGAGATTGTTCATGCAACCCAGCAGAATggtacataaataatagtatatcacAAATTGTTGAGATATGCTTGCCACTAAActcattttaactataatttatagtttgaatgttaataaatcaaaaaacttttttataatgactaaattttcaatattaaatataagaatCTAATGACTAATTTTGTATTGTGTCAAGCGTCTGTCTGACTTCATCTAAAATGGTATGTATCAATTAGTGGaacacatattatgtttgtacatttataattttaaatatttaataattgaatgATTTTAGTTGAGCCATCATTATGTGATGATTCATGCCTTTGTGATTTATGCTGGAAAGACCTGGAAAAAACTTATAAATCCATTAAATCTAATAATAGAAAAGAAGAAACATATTCAGAAAAAAAGTATAGATTGTTAGAAcgttatgcaaaaaaaaatgtttcaaaaaatcaaaatcaagcTAGGAGATGTTCAATACATTTATGCTCTCGACCTTATTGTCAAAAAATGACAGTAAATGAgtgtgaaaatattaaaaaattatttttaacagttgAATCTTTTCatgtaagttaataatattgatgttttgtacaataaattaaaaaagactaatataagactatctatttttattttagttaattttcgTTCAATCTACAAAACAAACTAAAGACTTTTTGAAATTTCCCTTTCGTCTTTGTAAAATCCATAGCGATAtggtaaatatacttaaaatttattactatctacttattaaatattggtCTTGAACATAGTTTAGTATAATTGTTATTTCTTTAGATCTTGGTAATGTCAACATGTCAAATCTGTGGTGACAAACTAAATGCACCATTTAACACTGAAGACTGgttaatgtacaaaatatggaATTTTGTATTGATTGAAAACCATCTTCCTTTAATATTGAAACCAGCTATGTTTATGTGTGTGACTTGTAAAAGACACATTTCTAAAACAAGTCCAGGTTTCCCAACTTTTGATTTGCCACGTTTACGAGAATATATCCTTAAAAGGTAAGATTTAGTTTATAgaaatgaattcatttttattatgatattaaacttatttaaatttcagCAATGCAATTCGCTTAAAATTATATGGGGAATCACAGTATAACTTGTTCAATATATGTCAAGAATCAACATATTTGGAATCTCCCATTGTTTTTCCCAATACTAAAGAAGAAAAAGAATTTGTACGTTTGACAAAAGTTAAGTTTTCTGATCCTTTGATaactacaatttataattatgaaattggctgttctaaaaattatattaaatcagtAACTAGCactgcattaaaaaataaagctgAACAAAATCTGTGTACACCTAAATTAGAGTTAAAACATGAAGGACTTGatactaacaatattatgagtTCATTTATTGCAGCAGTAGAACCATCTGATGCAATAGTTAATCCTGTttcaataaaaagaaaacaaagcAATGTTATATGCGATACGATTTCTAATAAAGATGTAAagaaacaaagaaaaaataaaaaatacagtttcTATGAAAAAAATTCCACAGATGACAATAATACCAAattctacaaaaataaaaatattgctcaTTCAAGTATAAATCTACAAAGTTCTTTGAAAATGACTtacaattgtaaaaataaatatgattcaaattctgatatattagattctaaaatattttctgaaactAACAGTGAAGAAATATTACCAGATTGTGGAAAAGAAGAAACAGATTACATAATATTGGACTCATATGATGATTTGAGTTTAGATTCTCACAGTGAATTGATTAagtctaaatttgaaataaaaccaGCTTATGAAATAGAAATGgataaaaatgatacaaaatCAATAACTGGCTCTGCATTATTAAATGTAGCTAAACAAAATCGATGTACACCTAAATTAGAGTTAAAAGATGGACTTGATACTATAAAACTTGAAGAAGAATATTTTAAGACATATGATAATTCACTCCAAAATTTATGTCAAGTTGACAATGTAGAAATTGTGGAAAACGAGTCAAGGATTTTTGGTTCCCGCCAAGTTGTGTGTGAACACaatgaaatagaaaataatcaaAGCGAGCTAAATTCTCATGGTACATGTGAACAAAAAGCAACTTTATACAATTGTGGTGGTGACCCTAAAGACAGTATTAATTCCTCAAAGTCGCTTATTCATCCATCATCACATATTAATCGTTACAGCAAACGATTATCATCTGATAATATTGAACCACTtataattaaagatattaagACTACTTCTAGTTCACCAAACCAGAAAAATTCAATTGattcaccaaaaaaaaatgttgtaagtaTTCCTTACTTGCCAGatgataataaaacatttatatgtatGACTCTACAATATccaactaaatttaatattcaattccCAGTTGGTATTGTAAAGCGCAAATAGACTctacgtattaatattataatatgctaactGAGCACAGTGGTTGACCTTGCACAATGTATAAACTGTAATCCCATCcatataaagtaaaatttttggCAAACCAGTTAATTtgacattttacattatacaataaatataagtgaaaaaaaatatatatatatagcagaaaaaacaataagcaccaaagtacatatttataaacttaaggGAGATAATATGGAGTCAGTATGTTTAATTGGCATATGTTAAAAGCCAACAAATGATTAAATGAACGATTTAagtttaagaaattaaatagaataactagaaataatgaattattcatGAAAGAACATTGTAAGAGAGAGTAaggaattattgaaaataatagaaACCACAAGGGACCCAAGTTACATACTCAATTacccaaaataattcaatatatatatatatatgaacatacgtgtgtaataattttattatattattcatacagatatagtatatagtaattaaCATCAATTGGGggatgattttataattattaaataatattgtaatcaaagggaaataaaaacacttatattatatacttaaa
This genomic window from Metopolophium dirhodum isolate CAU chromosome 1, ASM1992520v1, whole genome shotgun sequence contains:
- the LOC132935215 gene encoding uncharacterized protein LOC132935215 → MDSKHISSITEASLEGLLNNCSQPNVSHATNNSYFTEKNFEDFVNKINVENYLPNHDESSDSEYSASIACMYIDSKNEKQQNVKCELAFTSYEKHVNVSESNSQEFTNTKLVDVKIVSMQKSFPSTVLPIMKILSPKSGPHICLECCFKCNKVFRVLDNPSHIIRIQSINKKNEFFKIEPSLCDDSCLCDLCWKDLEKTYKSIKSNNRKEETYSEKKYRLLERYAKKNVSKNQNQARRCSIHLCSRPYCQKMTVNECENIKKLFLTVESFHLIFVQSTKQTKDFLKFPFRLCKIHSDMILVMSTCQICGDKLNAPFNTEDWLMYKIWNFVLIENHLPLILKPAMFMCVTCKRHISKTSPGFPTFDLPRLREYILKSNAIRLKLYGESQYNLFNICQESTYLESPIVFPNTKEEKEFVRLTKVKFSDPLITTIYNYEIGCSKNYIKSVTSTALKNKAEQNLCTPKLELKHEGLDTNNIMSSFIAAVEPSDAIVNPVSIKRKQSNVICDTISNKDVKKQRKNKKYSFYEKNSTDDNNTKFYKNKNIAHSNSKIFSETNSEEILPDCGKEETDYIILDSYDDLSLDSHSELIKSKFEIKPAYEIEMDKNDTKSITGSALLNVAKQNRCTPKLELKDGLDTIKLEEEYFKTYDNSLQNLCQVDNVEIVENESRIFGSRQVVCEHNEIENNQSELNSHGTCEQKATLYNCGGDPKDSINSSKSLIHPSSHINRYSKRLSSDNIEPLIIKDIKTTSSSPNQKNSIDSPKKNVVSIPYLPDDNKTFICMTLQYPTKFNIQFPVGIVKRK